In Onychostoma macrolepis isolate SWU-2019 chromosome 12, ASM1243209v1, whole genome shotgun sequence, a single window of DNA contains:
- the ccdc186 gene encoding coiled-coil domain-containing protein 186 isoform X2 has protein sequence MEPSDCRSELTPDPSQSSEVSVVPEGSNSVLSNGGEPVLKEQEEDTELDSLELDGTLSDSVDREGQRPDMHMEVQQDEGLGEHAQGDGNTSCDSGTASIDDARTPPAVQDSAVESLPAVFDGELECSGLEEPAEVVTESEGETQNNVEESSPSVLNGTDDISSTQLDTITGPTELNRTPLTPTPAPQGEELPDVVSVPQNSQSNSNMNPYDTDCSRKLLSEIQRSLSQESLLDELEDELLNSQSDGIRKGSLPNGLQNDQNSMVLFEKCVQYKYSQQEKAIKRLLDENKKHQELILGICSEKDNMRDELKKRMETEKQHICTIKKFENRVEELMKELKDSKDKLVHQDQAAKNAIQHMQREMAYRLEQANKKCEEARQEKETMVMKYVRGEKEALDLRREKEQLEKKLREATAEVDKQARRGNTLAQEKGRLQQLYDAKENEVTRLSRELDKVKEEINSNVIKVKWAQNKLKSETDAHKETKDKLRETTAKLTQAKEETEQIRKNCQDMIRTYQESEEIKSNELDAKLRETKGELEKQKQEQTDQLEMHKAKIKELEDLKRTFKEGMDELTTLRTKVKCLEDERPRWEDELCKYREIINRQKAEIQNQREKLTAITRLEEQQQRDDQEITSLREEVENLNSQITDLQRDIEGSRMREAELLGFTEKLTSKNAQLQSESNSLQAQLDKLNSSSRELRSKLEETERALSDMTDKLKKEEQQRQEEVLALQTERTTLQTETSQLNTRVDELRDELVTQKRKQAANIKDLTKHLAQARKKLEQVENGGCDREGSSMGSRSSSSEKWPHFIKDTFGSLNARGSSMDDRSPENQSGSSVVVVDSFPEVDKAVLVERIVRLQKAHARKNEKIEFMEDHIKQLVEEIRKKTKIIQSYVLREESGALSSEASDFNKAHLSRRGGIMASLYTSHPADSGLTLDLSLEINRKLQAVLEDTLLKNITLKENLQTLGSEIERLIKQQRVPDDTAGRK, from the exons ATGGAGCCGTCGGATTGTCGGAGCGAACTGACCCCTGACCCCTCCCAAAGTTCAGAGGTCAGCGTGGTTCCGGAAGGGTCAAACAGTGTCCTCAGCAATGGGGGTGAACCTGTTTTAAAAGAACAGGAAGAAGACACTGAGCTGGACAGTCTTGAGCTGGATGGTACTCTTTCAGATAGTGTGGACAGAGAAGGTCAGAGACCAGACATGCACATGGAGGTCCAGCAAGATGAAGGACTTGGAGAACATGCACAGGGTGATGGGAACACAAGCTGTGACAGTGGAACAGCCTCCATTGACGATGCCAGGACTCCACCAGCTGTTCAAGACAGTGCTGTAGAATCACTTCCCGCGGTTTTTGATGGAGAACTCGAATGTTCTGGCCTTGAAGAACCAGCGGAGGTAGTTACAGAATCAGAAGGTGAGACTCAGAATAATGTTGAGGAATCCTCTCCATCTGTTCTCAATGGGACAGATGATATTTCGTCCACACAACTTGATACAATCACTGGGCCAACAGAACTTAACAGAACTCCTTTGACTCCTACACCGGCTCCTCAGGGTGAGGAACTGCCAGATGTTGTTTCAGTACCCCAAAACTCGCAATCTAACTCCAACATGAACCCGTATGACACAGATTGCAGCAGGAAACTGTTGTCTGAGATCCAGCGCTCTCTGTCTCAGGAGTCTCTGCTGGATGAGCTGGAGGATGAGCTGTTGAACAGTCAGTCAGATGGCATCCGCAAGGGAAGTCTTCCCAATGGGCTTCAGAACGACCAGAACTCCATGGTTTTATTTGAGAAGTGTGTACAATACAAGTACTCCCAACAGGAGAAAGCCATCAAGAG ATTACTTGATGAGAATAAGAAACATCAGGAGCTGATTCTGGGCATCTGCTCCGAGAAAGACAACATGAGGGATGAGCTGAAGAAGAGGATGGAGACAGAGAAACAGCATATTTGCACTATTAAGAAA TTTGAAAACCGAGTGGAGGAACTTATGAAGGAACTGAAAGACTCCAAAGACAAACTGGTTCACCAAGATCAGGCCGCTAAAAATGCAATCCAGCACATGCAGAGGGAGATGGCCTATCGACTTGAACAG GCCAATAAGAAATGTGAGGAGGCACGGCAGGAGAAGGAGACAATGGTGATGAAGTATGTTCGAGGTGAAAAGGAAGCTCTGGACCTGCGGAGGGAGAAGGAGCAGCTGGAGAAGAAGCTACGGGAGGCCACAGCAGAAGTAGACAAACAGGCTCGGCGGGGAAACACACTGGCCCAAGAGAAAGGACGCCTACAGCAGCTTTATGACGCAAAG GAGAATGAAGTGACAAGGCTATCCCGTGAACTGGATAAAGTGAAGGAAGAAATTAATTCTAATGTCATCAAAGTAAAGTGGGCACAGAACAAGCTGAAGAGCGAAACCGATGCTCACAAG GAAACAAAAGACAAACTAAGAGAAACAACTGCCAAGCTTACTCAAGCAAAGGAAGAGACTGAACAGATTCGCAAAAACTGCCAGGACATGATCCGCACATACCAG GAATCTGAGGAGATTAAGTCAAATGAATTGGATGCAAAGCTGCGAGAGACCAAAGGAGAGCTGGAGAAGCAAAAACAAGAGCAGACAGATCAGCTAGAG ATGCACAAAGCTAAGATTAAGGAGTTGGAGGATCTGAAGAGGACTTTTAAAGAAGGCATGGATGAGCTGACCACCCTGCGGACCAAG GTTAAGTGTCTGGAGGACGAACGGCCCCGCTGGGAAGACGAACTCTGCAAATACAGAGAGATCATTAACAGACAGAAGGCTGAGATCCAGAACCAGAGGGAAAAACTCACCGCTATCACTAGACTAGAGGAGCAGCAGCAGAG GGATGATCAGGAGATCACGTCCTTGCGGGAGGAGGTGGAGAATCTGAACTCGCAGATCACCGACTTGCAGAGGGACATTGAAGGCAGCAGAATGAGAGAGGCGGAGCTACTGGGCTTCACTGAGAAACTGACTAGTAAAAATGCTCAGCTGCAGTCTGAGAGCAACAGCTTACAGGCCCAGCTGGACAAATTGAACAGCAGCTCCAGAGAGCTGCGCAGCAAACTAGAGGAGACTGAGAGAGCCCTCTCTGATATG ACGGACAAATTGAAAAAAGAGGAGCAACAAAGACAGGAGGAAGTTCTGGCATTGCAGACAGAGAGAACAACACTACAGACGGAGACATCGCAACTAAACACACGTGTGGACGAATTACGAGATGAACTGGTTACTCAGAAGAGAAAACAGGCGGCCAACATCAAAGACCTCACCAAGCATCTCGCGCAGG CTCGTAAAAAGCTGGAGCAGGTGGAGAATGGAGGATGTGATCGAGAGGGCAGCAGCATGGGCAGCCGCTCCAGTTCTTCAG AAAAGTGGCCCCACTTTATAAAGGACACTTTTG GCTCTCTAAACGCACGAGGCAGCAGTATGGATGATCGCTCTCCAGAGAATCAGTCCGGATCATCGGTGGTAGTGGTGGACAGCTTCCCCGAGGTGGACAAAGCTGTGCTGGTGGAGCGCATTGTGCGATTGCAGAAAGCACACGCTCGGAAGAACGAGAAGATTGAATTCATGGAGGACCACATTAAACAGTTGGTGGAGGAGATCAGGAAAAAGACAAA GATTATCCAAAGTTACGTGCTCAGAGAAGAGTCTGGAGCTTTGTCTTCAGAAGCCTCAGATTTTAACAAA
- the ccdc186 gene encoding coiled-coil domain-containing protein 186 isoform X3, whose protein sequence is MKPHLKEIMEPSDCRSELTPDPSQSSEVSVVPEGSNSVLSNGGEPVLKEQEEDTELDSLELDGTLSDSVDREGQRPDMHMEVQQDEGLGEHAQGDGNTSCDSGTASIDDARTPPAVQDSAVESLPAVFDGELECSGLEEPAEVVTESEGETQNNVEESSPSVLNGTDDISSTQLDTITGPTELNRTPLTPTPAPQGEELPDVVSVPQNSQSNSNMNPYDTDCSRKLLSEIQRSLSQESLLDELEDELLNSQSDGIRKGSLPNGLQNDQNSMVLFEKCVQYKYSQQEKAIKRLLDENKKHQELILGICSEKDNMRDELKKRMETEKQHICTIKKFENRVEELMKELKDSKDKLVHQDQAAKNAIQHMQREMAYRLEQANKKCEEARQEKETMVMKYVRGEKEALDLRREKEQLEKKLREATAEVDKQARRGNTLAQEKGRLQQLYDAKENEVTRLSRELDKVKEEINSNVIKVKWAQNKLKSETDAHKETKDKLRETTAKLTQAKEETEQIRKNCQDMIRTYQESEEIKSNELDAKLRETKGELEKQKQEQTDQLEMHKAKIKELEDLKRTFKEGMDELTTLRTKVKCLEDERPRWEDELCKYREIINRQKAEIQNQREKLTAITRLEEQQQRDDQEITSLREEVENLNSQITDLQRDIEGSRMREAELLGFTEKLTSKNAQLQSESNSLQAQLDKLNSSSRELRSKLEETERALSDMTDKLKKEEQQRQEEVLALQTERTTLQTETSQLNTRVDELRDELVTQKRKQAANIKDLTKHLAQARKKLEQVENGGCDREGSSMGSRSSSSGSLNARGSSMDDRSPENQSGSSVVVVDSFPEVDKAVLVERIVRLQKAHARKNEKIEFMEDHIKQLVEEIRKKTKIIQSYVLREESGALSSEASDFNKAHLSRRGGIMASLYTSHPADSGLTLDLSLEINRKLQAVLEDTLLKNITLKENLQTLGSEIERLIKQQRVPDDTAGRK, encoded by the exons ATGAAGCCTCAT CTGAAGGAGATCATGGAGCCGTCGGATTGTCGGAGCGAACTGACCCCTGACCCCTCCCAAAGTTCAGAGGTCAGCGTGGTTCCGGAAGGGTCAAACAGTGTCCTCAGCAATGGGGGTGAACCTGTTTTAAAAGAACAGGAAGAAGACACTGAGCTGGACAGTCTTGAGCTGGATGGTACTCTTTCAGATAGTGTGGACAGAGAAGGTCAGAGACCAGACATGCACATGGAGGTCCAGCAAGATGAAGGACTTGGAGAACATGCACAGGGTGATGGGAACACAAGCTGTGACAGTGGAACAGCCTCCATTGACGATGCCAGGACTCCACCAGCTGTTCAAGACAGTGCTGTAGAATCACTTCCCGCGGTTTTTGATGGAGAACTCGAATGTTCTGGCCTTGAAGAACCAGCGGAGGTAGTTACAGAATCAGAAGGTGAGACTCAGAATAATGTTGAGGAATCCTCTCCATCTGTTCTCAATGGGACAGATGATATTTCGTCCACACAACTTGATACAATCACTGGGCCAACAGAACTTAACAGAACTCCTTTGACTCCTACACCGGCTCCTCAGGGTGAGGAACTGCCAGATGTTGTTTCAGTACCCCAAAACTCGCAATCTAACTCCAACATGAACCCGTATGACACAGATTGCAGCAGGAAACTGTTGTCTGAGATCCAGCGCTCTCTGTCTCAGGAGTCTCTGCTGGATGAGCTGGAGGATGAGCTGTTGAACAGTCAGTCAGATGGCATCCGCAAGGGAAGTCTTCCCAATGGGCTTCAGAACGACCAGAACTCCATGGTTTTATTTGAGAAGTGTGTACAATACAAGTACTCCCAACAGGAGAAAGCCATCAAGAG ATTACTTGATGAGAATAAGAAACATCAGGAGCTGATTCTGGGCATCTGCTCCGAGAAAGACAACATGAGGGATGAGCTGAAGAAGAGGATGGAGACAGAGAAACAGCATATTTGCACTATTAAGAAA TTTGAAAACCGAGTGGAGGAACTTATGAAGGAACTGAAAGACTCCAAAGACAAACTGGTTCACCAAGATCAGGCCGCTAAAAATGCAATCCAGCACATGCAGAGGGAGATGGCCTATCGACTTGAACAG GCCAATAAGAAATGTGAGGAGGCACGGCAGGAGAAGGAGACAATGGTGATGAAGTATGTTCGAGGTGAAAAGGAAGCTCTGGACCTGCGGAGGGAGAAGGAGCAGCTGGAGAAGAAGCTACGGGAGGCCACAGCAGAAGTAGACAAACAGGCTCGGCGGGGAAACACACTGGCCCAAGAGAAAGGACGCCTACAGCAGCTTTATGACGCAAAG GAGAATGAAGTGACAAGGCTATCCCGTGAACTGGATAAAGTGAAGGAAGAAATTAATTCTAATGTCATCAAAGTAAAGTGGGCACAGAACAAGCTGAAGAGCGAAACCGATGCTCACAAG GAAACAAAAGACAAACTAAGAGAAACAACTGCCAAGCTTACTCAAGCAAAGGAAGAGACTGAACAGATTCGCAAAAACTGCCAGGACATGATCCGCACATACCAG GAATCTGAGGAGATTAAGTCAAATGAATTGGATGCAAAGCTGCGAGAGACCAAAGGAGAGCTGGAGAAGCAAAAACAAGAGCAGACAGATCAGCTAGAG ATGCACAAAGCTAAGATTAAGGAGTTGGAGGATCTGAAGAGGACTTTTAAAGAAGGCATGGATGAGCTGACCACCCTGCGGACCAAG GTTAAGTGTCTGGAGGACGAACGGCCCCGCTGGGAAGACGAACTCTGCAAATACAGAGAGATCATTAACAGACAGAAGGCTGAGATCCAGAACCAGAGGGAAAAACTCACCGCTATCACTAGACTAGAGGAGCAGCAGCAGAG GGATGATCAGGAGATCACGTCCTTGCGGGAGGAGGTGGAGAATCTGAACTCGCAGATCACCGACTTGCAGAGGGACATTGAAGGCAGCAGAATGAGAGAGGCGGAGCTACTGGGCTTCACTGAGAAACTGACTAGTAAAAATGCTCAGCTGCAGTCTGAGAGCAACAGCTTACAGGCCCAGCTGGACAAATTGAACAGCAGCTCCAGAGAGCTGCGCAGCAAACTAGAGGAGACTGAGAGAGCCCTCTCTGATATG ACGGACAAATTGAAAAAAGAGGAGCAACAAAGACAGGAGGAAGTTCTGGCATTGCAGACAGAGAGAACAACACTACAGACGGAGACATCGCAACTAAACACACGTGTGGACGAATTACGAGATGAACTGGTTACTCAGAAGAGAAAACAGGCGGCCAACATCAAAGACCTCACCAAGCATCTCGCGCAGG CTCGTAAAAAGCTGGAGCAGGTGGAGAATGGAGGATGTGATCGAGAGGGCAGCAGCATGGGCAGCCGCTCCAGTTCTTCAG GCTCTCTAAACGCACGAGGCAGCAGTATGGATGATCGCTCTCCAGAGAATCAGTCCGGATCATCGGTGGTAGTGGTGGACAGCTTCCCCGAGGTGGACAAAGCTGTGCTGGTGGAGCGCATTGTGCGATTGCAGAAAGCACACGCTCGGAAGAACGAGAAGATTGAATTCATGGAGGACCACATTAAACAGTTGGTGGAGGAGATCAGGAAAAAGACAAA GATTATCCAAAGTTACGTGCTCAGAGAAGAGTCTGGAGCTTTGTCTTCAGAAGCCTCAGATTTTAACAAA
- the ccdc186 gene encoding coiled-coil domain-containing protein 186 isoform X1 — protein MKPHLKEIMEPSDCRSELTPDPSQSSEVSVVPEGSNSVLSNGGEPVLKEQEEDTELDSLELDGTLSDSVDREGQRPDMHMEVQQDEGLGEHAQGDGNTSCDSGTASIDDARTPPAVQDSAVESLPAVFDGELECSGLEEPAEVVTESEGETQNNVEESSPSVLNGTDDISSTQLDTITGPTELNRTPLTPTPAPQGEELPDVVSVPQNSQSNSNMNPYDTDCSRKLLSEIQRSLSQESLLDELEDELLNSQSDGIRKGSLPNGLQNDQNSMVLFEKCVQYKYSQQEKAIKRLLDENKKHQELILGICSEKDNMRDELKKRMETEKQHICTIKKFENRVEELMKELKDSKDKLVHQDQAAKNAIQHMQREMAYRLEQANKKCEEARQEKETMVMKYVRGEKEALDLRREKEQLEKKLREATAEVDKQARRGNTLAQEKGRLQQLYDAKENEVTRLSRELDKVKEEINSNVIKVKWAQNKLKSETDAHKETKDKLRETTAKLTQAKEETEQIRKNCQDMIRTYQESEEIKSNELDAKLRETKGELEKQKQEQTDQLEMHKAKIKELEDLKRTFKEGMDELTTLRTKVKCLEDERPRWEDELCKYREIINRQKAEIQNQREKLTAITRLEEQQQRDDQEITSLREEVENLNSQITDLQRDIEGSRMREAELLGFTEKLTSKNAQLQSESNSLQAQLDKLNSSSRELRSKLEETERALSDMTDKLKKEEQQRQEEVLALQTERTTLQTETSQLNTRVDELRDELVTQKRKQAANIKDLTKHLAQARKKLEQVENGGCDREGSSMGSRSSSSEKWPHFIKDTFGSLNARGSSMDDRSPENQSGSSVVVVDSFPEVDKAVLVERIVRLQKAHARKNEKIEFMEDHIKQLVEEIRKKTKIIQSYVLREESGALSSEASDFNKAHLSRRGGIMASLYTSHPADSGLTLDLSLEINRKLQAVLEDTLLKNITLKENLQTLGSEIERLIKQQRVPDDTAGRK, from the exons ATGAAGCCTCAT CTGAAGGAGATCATGGAGCCGTCGGATTGTCGGAGCGAACTGACCCCTGACCCCTCCCAAAGTTCAGAGGTCAGCGTGGTTCCGGAAGGGTCAAACAGTGTCCTCAGCAATGGGGGTGAACCTGTTTTAAAAGAACAGGAAGAAGACACTGAGCTGGACAGTCTTGAGCTGGATGGTACTCTTTCAGATAGTGTGGACAGAGAAGGTCAGAGACCAGACATGCACATGGAGGTCCAGCAAGATGAAGGACTTGGAGAACATGCACAGGGTGATGGGAACACAAGCTGTGACAGTGGAACAGCCTCCATTGACGATGCCAGGACTCCACCAGCTGTTCAAGACAGTGCTGTAGAATCACTTCCCGCGGTTTTTGATGGAGAACTCGAATGTTCTGGCCTTGAAGAACCAGCGGAGGTAGTTACAGAATCAGAAGGTGAGACTCAGAATAATGTTGAGGAATCCTCTCCATCTGTTCTCAATGGGACAGATGATATTTCGTCCACACAACTTGATACAATCACTGGGCCAACAGAACTTAACAGAACTCCTTTGACTCCTACACCGGCTCCTCAGGGTGAGGAACTGCCAGATGTTGTTTCAGTACCCCAAAACTCGCAATCTAACTCCAACATGAACCCGTATGACACAGATTGCAGCAGGAAACTGTTGTCTGAGATCCAGCGCTCTCTGTCTCAGGAGTCTCTGCTGGATGAGCTGGAGGATGAGCTGTTGAACAGTCAGTCAGATGGCATCCGCAAGGGAAGTCTTCCCAATGGGCTTCAGAACGACCAGAACTCCATGGTTTTATTTGAGAAGTGTGTACAATACAAGTACTCCCAACAGGAGAAAGCCATCAAGAG ATTACTTGATGAGAATAAGAAACATCAGGAGCTGATTCTGGGCATCTGCTCCGAGAAAGACAACATGAGGGATGAGCTGAAGAAGAGGATGGAGACAGAGAAACAGCATATTTGCACTATTAAGAAA TTTGAAAACCGAGTGGAGGAACTTATGAAGGAACTGAAAGACTCCAAAGACAAACTGGTTCACCAAGATCAGGCCGCTAAAAATGCAATCCAGCACATGCAGAGGGAGATGGCCTATCGACTTGAACAG GCCAATAAGAAATGTGAGGAGGCACGGCAGGAGAAGGAGACAATGGTGATGAAGTATGTTCGAGGTGAAAAGGAAGCTCTGGACCTGCGGAGGGAGAAGGAGCAGCTGGAGAAGAAGCTACGGGAGGCCACAGCAGAAGTAGACAAACAGGCTCGGCGGGGAAACACACTGGCCCAAGAGAAAGGACGCCTACAGCAGCTTTATGACGCAAAG GAGAATGAAGTGACAAGGCTATCCCGTGAACTGGATAAAGTGAAGGAAGAAATTAATTCTAATGTCATCAAAGTAAAGTGGGCACAGAACAAGCTGAAGAGCGAAACCGATGCTCACAAG GAAACAAAAGACAAACTAAGAGAAACAACTGCCAAGCTTACTCAAGCAAAGGAAGAGACTGAACAGATTCGCAAAAACTGCCAGGACATGATCCGCACATACCAG GAATCTGAGGAGATTAAGTCAAATGAATTGGATGCAAAGCTGCGAGAGACCAAAGGAGAGCTGGAGAAGCAAAAACAAGAGCAGACAGATCAGCTAGAG ATGCACAAAGCTAAGATTAAGGAGTTGGAGGATCTGAAGAGGACTTTTAAAGAAGGCATGGATGAGCTGACCACCCTGCGGACCAAG GTTAAGTGTCTGGAGGACGAACGGCCCCGCTGGGAAGACGAACTCTGCAAATACAGAGAGATCATTAACAGACAGAAGGCTGAGATCCAGAACCAGAGGGAAAAACTCACCGCTATCACTAGACTAGAGGAGCAGCAGCAGAG GGATGATCAGGAGATCACGTCCTTGCGGGAGGAGGTGGAGAATCTGAACTCGCAGATCACCGACTTGCAGAGGGACATTGAAGGCAGCAGAATGAGAGAGGCGGAGCTACTGGGCTTCACTGAGAAACTGACTAGTAAAAATGCTCAGCTGCAGTCTGAGAGCAACAGCTTACAGGCCCAGCTGGACAAATTGAACAGCAGCTCCAGAGAGCTGCGCAGCAAACTAGAGGAGACTGAGAGAGCCCTCTCTGATATG ACGGACAAATTGAAAAAAGAGGAGCAACAAAGACAGGAGGAAGTTCTGGCATTGCAGACAGAGAGAACAACACTACAGACGGAGACATCGCAACTAAACACACGTGTGGACGAATTACGAGATGAACTGGTTACTCAGAAGAGAAAACAGGCGGCCAACATCAAAGACCTCACCAAGCATCTCGCGCAGG CTCGTAAAAAGCTGGAGCAGGTGGAGAATGGAGGATGTGATCGAGAGGGCAGCAGCATGGGCAGCCGCTCCAGTTCTTCAG AAAAGTGGCCCCACTTTATAAAGGACACTTTTG GCTCTCTAAACGCACGAGGCAGCAGTATGGATGATCGCTCTCCAGAGAATCAGTCCGGATCATCGGTGGTAGTGGTGGACAGCTTCCCCGAGGTGGACAAAGCTGTGCTGGTGGAGCGCATTGTGCGATTGCAGAAAGCACACGCTCGGAAGAACGAGAAGATTGAATTCATGGAGGACCACATTAAACAGTTGGTGGAGGAGATCAGGAAAAAGACAAA GATTATCCAAAGTTACGTGCTCAGAGAAGAGTCTGGAGCTTTGTCTTCAGAAGCCTCAGATTTTAACAAA
- the si:ch211-225b10.3 gene encoding endoplasmic reticulum-Golgi intermediate compartment protein 2, translating to MNKLRRRSTINLVKELDAFPKVPESYVETSAFGGTVSLIAFILMALLTISEFFVYQDSWMKYEYEVDTDFTSKLRIKIDITVAMKCARVGADVLDISGAVIASKELKYDAVSFEPSPKKKMWYQILHQIQNRLREEHSLQDVLFKSALKGYFSDPVPQNDSTSNSQNACRIHGQIYVNKVAGNFHIILGKPIDTIRGHAHFASLIKHEAALNFSHRIDYLSFGNDVPGHINLLDGTEKIALEQNMLFQYFVTVVPTKLHTSGVSVNMHQFSITEQERVVSNEKGRHDVSGIFIKYKLSPLMVRVTEEHMPLSLFLVRLCGIIGGIFSTSGLLHRLSGYFVDIVCCHFRLGADQSQEVVPD from the exons ATGAACAAGCTGAGGAGAAGAAGTACTATCAACTTAGTGAAAGAACTCGATGCCTTTCCTAAAGTTCCAGAGAGCTATGTTGAAACATCAGCTTTTGGAGGCACag TGTCACTGATTGCATTCATCCTCATGGCACTTCTGACCATCTCTGAGTTTTTTGTGTACCAGGACTCATGgatgaaatatgaatatgaagTAGACACAGATTTCACCAg TAAATTGAGGATAAAAATTGACATCACAGTTGCAATGAAATGTGCAA GAGTGGGTGCAGATGTGTTGGATATTTCTGGCGCTGTCATTGCATCAAAGGAACTTAAATATGATGCT gtaagCTTTGAGCCCTctccaaagaaaaaaatgtggtaTCA GATATTGCATCAGATTCAAAACAGACTGAGGGAAGAGCATTCACTTCAAGATGTACTCTTTAAATCAGCGCTGAAAGGATACTTTTCTGATCCAGTTCCACA AAATGATTCTACATCcaattcccagaatgcatgtAGGATACATGGACAAATCTATGTCAATAAAGTGGCGGGAAATTTCCATATCATATTGGGCAA ACCAATTGATACTATCAGAGGTCATGCCCATTTTGCTTCATTAATCAAACATGAAG CTGCTCTTAACTTCTCACATCGAATAGATTATTTATCTTTTGGAAACGATGTTCCTGGACACATCAATCTCCTTGATGGCACGGAAAAAATTGCATTAGAGC aaaatatgctgTTTCAGTATTTTGTCACAGTTGTGCCCACCAAGCTGCACACGTCAGGTGTTTCAGTGAACATGCACCAGTTTTCTATTACAGAACAG GAGCGTGTTGTAAGCAATGAGAAAGGCAGGCATGATGTATCTGGGatctttattaaatataaactgaGTCCATTAATGGTGAGGGTGACAGAGGAGCATATGCctctctctttgtttcttgTGAGACTGTGTGGCATCATTGGAGGAATCTTTTCAACTTCAG GTCTGCTCCACAGATTGAGTGGGTATTTTGTTGACATTGTCTGCTGTCACTTTAGACTTGGTGCAGATCAATCCCAGGAG GTTGTCCCTGATTAG